The nucleotide window TGAAGAGCAGTAGCAATCACACAGACAGCCTGGAACTGAGCCTTCGAATCCGACACAGCCTCCTCATACACTGTGAAGGCTTGTGCAAAGAATTCATATGCAACCTCTTCAAACCCGGTCAGATCGGCTGTTTGGCCAGCAGAGGCAAAGAGACGCAGTGCTATCTCTGCAGCCCCAGAGCCATTAACACGGGTGTACAACGTGCTGAGCGCTGAGTGCATAAACTTGAACAGAGCATTACTCTGTGTCTCCCAGTTGTCGTCAAAGTGCTCACGCTGCTTGAACTTTCGCGCCAACTTCATGCATGCTGTAATAAGAGGTGGCGTCGTCGTGCGGATACGCTCGTTTCCTTCCGAGTACGCCTTTCTTGTCATTTGAAGCAGCTTGAACTGAGTATCGTTGTCCTCGGTCTGCAGCAAGTGCACGATCCTGGCGAGCCATCCCTGCTCCTCCATTGTCTCGTCTGTCTCCACAGGACGTCGTTGGGCAGCACCTGGGTATCCTTGAGGCGCCTGGGAACCCTCCTTGATGAGAACCTTCAGTACCTCCAACACGTTCTCGAGCTGTTCCGTAGTCGAGATCTTGGTCTGGTTTTTGAGCAAAGTGCGAGCGACGCCACCAGCAACGGCACGGCGGGTAGGGTATGATTGCGACTGGAAGAGAGGAACGTAGGTAGGAAGAGACAAAGCAGTAAAAGTGGAAACATATCGGTTAAGGggtgcttgaagaagagcaagcaagCTCTGCTGAGCAGGAGGCGAGTGAAGGTCAGCATTGTTAATGTTCTCCCGAACTTTGGTAGTTGCGTAAGCCAGAATCTGGTCAACGTAGTCCAGTCTGTCGGGATAAATGTTAAGCGCAAGGTTGCAAAGTGACACCAGGAGAGCAATAATGTCTTGCACAGGAAGATGCTGAGCCTCCACCAGGTTCTTGACCTGGGCGAAGAAAACCTCGTAAAGCTGTACGGTGTCTGTAATTGACCCTTGACCGTTCACAGCAGTGGTTTCTGTATCCGCAACTGAAGGTGTAGACTCGGCGAGTGTGCTTGAGTCATCGTTGCTGCTCTCACCAGCAGTTTCCTCTGAAGTCTCATCGGTGGCCTTGGCTGTAGACTCCTCGCCCTCGGGTGTCTTGTCGGCATCTTCGGATTCGGTATCTTCAGTAGACTCGCCCGCTTTGCCATCAGGTTCGGATTGCTTAGACTCTGAAGGTGTGGCTGCCGATGCTTCTTTTTGAAGGTTTACCTTCTCCAACAGTTTTGCCAGCGCATCCGCCTCAATTTGAGCTCTATCGTCCGACTTGTCCTCCGGTCCATCGCGTTCAGCATATTCGGACAATCGATCCATCAGACCAATTACAATGGCCTTGACGTTAACATGGGGGTTGAGGCGTGAAACGGCACCAAGGAATTGGTCCAAGGTGTGCAGGTGGAATTCGTCCGGGAAAACTTGCGTAATCACCTCAAGGAGATACTCTTGGGCGAGAACGTCCCGGCATTGAACCACCTGCTCTAGCAGCGGTGCTAGAATACTAGACTTATACgtttcaagatcaacaagcTGGCTTAGGCGTACGATATTGCTGCCGACCAATAGCTGCAGTTCCTTTCGCTCTCGAATTCGCTGCTCGCGCTCTCTCGAGTggccttggtgttgtagaCGAACCCATAGTTTGTTCATCTCGACGAAATTTGTAAGAACGAAGTTGATGGAGTCGCTAATGTTGCCTTCAGGACCGTCGCTCTCAGTAGTTGGCAGGTAGTCCCTCGCTTGACCAGACAGGTAATATCGGAGGAAGAGTCCACGAATAGGATGCTGAACACCTCGGCTCATGTCCATCATGTCCTTCATGAGCTCCTTAACGGGCGCATCTTCAATGGCCATGTAGGCGGTTCCCACTGTAATCATAAGATACAATCGTGGGACGATGTTGCCTGCATACTGGACGAGCTCGTAAAGGTCGGCCAGGTGGTTGACAGGGTGGTTTTCGCGAAGATGAACAGACAAGTATCGCAGGGCGTCGAACACCGACATGTACAGCTCGTAGTATTGCTTGGGTCCAAGACTGCTTGTGCGAAGCTCAGAAACCAGAGTCGAGCTACCAGAGTCAGCGATGCCATTCAGGGGACCGAGCTATCTATCGCGGCAATCATATACATACCAGCATTTGAGCGCATCCATTAGCTTTCCAGGAGTGTCGAGACATTTGCGCATAAGGGACGTCTGCTGTCGCACGGCAACGAGAGCATCTTCAAGCAGACGAGCCTGGTCCTCGGGGGGAGCTGGCGTGGCCATATTGTCGGACTATGACGGCGGGGTAGCTCGGAGCAGGTCAAGACAAGCCAAACTCCTAGCAAATTCACTAGAATGCGACTGTGATAGACGCAACGGTGAAGGAGATGACAGCGGGAGTCGGAGGTTGCGCGGAGCTGTCGGGTTGTCGTCGATAGGTTGCGCCGCATACAAGGCGCAGAACGAACGGGAGCGATGACGATACGGGGGAGGCTGAGATAATGGATTGGATGGGTTGAGGTGGGCCTAAGCTCCGCTGGAAGACAGCGGATAATGGCGCTGTGCCAGTTTATCTTTAGGCGGCAGGGGCTCTAGATGCGTCCCAGCCACCGGAACGGACTCAATTCTGGAAAAAGGAAGATACACGGCGCAGGGACTCATCACGTGGTGTCAGGGAGTCAGTCGTTCCTGCGTCTAATAAGGTGGATGAGATGACTGAAGATGTTATGTCAACTTTATCAATTCACTGATTATAATCGAATTGCTTCATCTTACTGTCGTTCAATCTTCCTCATATTCAATTATGTTTCATCAACGAAATGTACAAAGTAACCAATGCCAATCATGCTTAGTTATGGTTAAATAAACTTCAATAACTCCTTGCAGTGCAACATGGATGTCAACTGtgccagctcctcaacgCCTTACTTCAGATCCTTCAATGCATCTTTCAGTTTTCCAAATTCGTTAGGCATCCATTTCTCTCACATCTCCTGGACCGGCCGAATACTCCAACGCCACAATACTGGGGTTGTCCAACTCGCGCAGGAATCCCCAGATCATCGCGAAGAAAGTCCACCAACGACGTATCAATCGAGGATGAAAATGCGGCAAGGACAAGCATCATATTCGACTCGGGATGAGGCAGGTTGTGAATATCAGCAACAATGACGACCTCCTTGATCGTTTCTATCGACGCCAGTTCCCGCGCCCATTCCAAGCTTTCATGACGAGTTGTATATAATAGCCGAAAGTCAGAAACCGTCAAGCTCTGCGGGCCGTCCCATGGCCCTCGTGGCCGAGCGCCTTCAATGACAAGTGTCAACTTATCCAAGCTTTGCAAACTTCGCAGCGAACGACACACAGAAGACCAGTCATATGAATCTGGTTCCATGACATTTGTTGGACTGCGCTTGTAGAGGCTGATCTCCCGGACTAAGTCTCTAGTGCGTGGCGTCTTATCAGTGAGGAAGGGCACCAAGGCTTCGAGGTCTTCTCCAAAGTGGAAAGCATGCTTTGTGTACAGGTAATGAGAGGCTTCCTCTCGGATTTTCCTGTTGATATGCATAACTGCAGTGTGCATCGATCGGCGCGGATGAGGGTCGGCGCAATATGTCGTTTCGTAAGACTTCTTTGCGATAGTTCGCTCCATTATATGATATGCTGAACGTTGGGTCTTTGAACGGCGCGCCTCATATTCATATTTAGACTGATTTCGAATTGAGATATCTTTGGTCCCGCCGTTGTCGAGAAGATAGTCGTATATCAGCATGCGAATCTCTGGAGGGATGCGCAAGAGCATAGATTCTTCGGCCATGATGTTTGAGTTGCGTAGCAATGCCTGAAAGAAGGAGGGAGGTGTCGAAGTGATTTTACAACGCCTTTCAACTGAGGAATTCGTTTGGACGCCGATGACTTGGTAATGTCAGTCTTGGTGATTGTACTAGTCGATGGTGTCGACGAGTCACTAACACGGTGACGGACAATGACGGATAACGCGAGGGATCTCACGTCAGAAGCCGCTTCTTGCAATGCCGACAAAGATAACAAAGACAATGCGAGGCTATCGTCCAGCGGCAGTGCGACAGCTGCCTTATTTATGTCTACAAACTGATCAGCAATTCGAAGGGGTCCGTCCATCAAGGTGCCCACTCCCCGGACCTTGACGACCCAACCCCAAGGTCGGCTTTGTCAAACCAATAAGTACAAATTCAAGCCATTGAGCCAAATCTCAACACAGATTTGAAGCGACTAAAGTCCGGTCACTTTGCCATCGGTGTGGCAGCCTTCCCCGTCCTTGCTCTCCGGCCACCTTGTTTTCGTGGGATAGTTCTTGATAAGGCAACCCACTGTGTTGGACAAGGTGCCCCCCAACTATACTCATTGGTCCAACCGCTAGCTGAAGGTCAActccttcagcttcttgtagTGGATGCTGCCAAAGTTTAAGCTGTTGGCGATTCTTGCATAAAATTACAGAGATTCAGCCATCCACTAATATAGAGAGTGGAGTGCAAGACTCTTCAAACAAGAGAACGGTCCGTTGTCTTGCGGACTGTGACCCTAGAGATGGCATCAAGACCCCCACCACTAACCCGCATCGCAGACCCAGAACTGCGAATGACGAGATTGAACTAAAGAAGCACTTTTCCCAACTTTTTACAAGCTGAATCGCGTACAAATAAAAGTCCAACAAAGGGACAGGTTCCAAGAAATATCAATGCCTTTACCGCCTTGTTGACGCACGCGTTCCAACGCTGTACCTGAGAGAcgtttctttgtctttgagttCAGCTAGTCACAAGGTTGTCCATAAAGAACGGCAATGATCTCATAGTCACTGGACTATCAACCTCTGCGATCGTGGACTCTTCAATAAGCACGGCGATGTCATAGTTTGTGAACATAATTCGCTCGAGAATCTCGTCCGGGGGAGCTACTTCACCGAGCTAGACGTGCTTGTGCAGTCCACAATTCTCCGGAATACGTGGTTCGAAACATAGAATCATGCACTGGGCTACAAGCCTCTCATGCCGTTCTCTAGAGGCAATTACCATAGACCGTCTTCCTTCGATGTTGCGACGCGAAACGATAACTTATCATGGAGCAAATACCGAGTCATACAAGTTGAGCTAAGGATGCCGGCAAATgtgcttcttgttgagataaCGGGCTATGGACTTAGCGATGTCGAAGACGGAAAATCCAACCTTCCAATCACTTGTTTTCCCTATGATTTTAAAACAAATTTGGATACAATGGCCGCAGGCATATAAGAGAGGCAGGCTTTTGACCAccagcgatggcgatgagGCACCAATAATGATCCATGTTTCTGGTGTCAAAGTACCACGCCCAGCACGGCTCTCACAAACCGAAAAAGTCCGCGATAGTCGGGATGGCCACTCTTGTTGGGGTGGACCATCCCATGCGACTATTATAGCGCCATCTACCTcgaaggtgatgatgagggtgcACAACCCGTCAACACCTTCAGAGAACCTTGGAGGTTGATCCGACCGACTTATCGGACCTTGGGGTCCCCGGATTATCTCAGGGCTCATTATCAATTAGAGTTTAAAGTGATACGATGCTTGCGGGTTCCTGGGGTGCTTCTTCAGAATCTCAGTCGATATAATGAAGATGTCAAGGTATAAATCGTCTTTTCTTCTAGAAGCTCACATAGAAGTTTCAGGGATTGCGATCCTTGCTAGCGTTACATATCTTACGTCTTGTGGTCCACTGAAACACCACATATGCAATGCTGGCATCTGAATAAGCAAACTTGTTGTTTTACACACGACCTTTCTCTTGAAGCCATACAGTGCCCTTCTCCTAGGCCTCATCTGAGCTTTCCGTATTCCAGGGGTTAATCATCTTAAATATGGTGAATCAGTTCTCTTTCCACGACGCTTCTACATCATTTAATGATGCTCAGTTCATGGCTGATGCAATGGACTCGACTATACCCCACCTTGTTGCGGCGGGAAACGCTGGTCAATGGGGAACTGAGCCCCTTTCTAGAAAGGAGTCGTTCATGCAGAAGATGCATGATGCTGTCTCCAAGTCGGAGCAGTTCTGTGAAACGGGGGCTGGTGATCGAGAGAGAATATTTATCGCCGAGGTTGAAGACGATCAGACCAGCTCAGGATCCACTGCAAACGGAAACCTCTCCCGCCGCGTGGACGAGAATGGAAAATCCTTTGTGTCTGTTGGTTTCGTCAAAATTGTCGAAGAACAATTCGTGAGCTATTTgaaagagacagagagtTTGAAAGCCCAGATCGAACCTGCGTTGAAAAAGGGCAAGTTTGTCTTCCTCCAATACCTCGTCACTGATCACCGAGTTGGTGATAGACGTCGTGGGGCTGGGGCTGCTCTCCTTCAGAAAGTCAAGGATTATACTCTTGAGCGTGGTTGGAAGACGATCTGGCTTGATTGCTGGGATGGAGGTAATGGGCAGTTGGTGCAGTATGTTCCCAGAAGGACACCCTCGACTCGGTTCATTTTTAATGGTTACAGATACTACGTTGATCAAGGATTTCATATTATGGGGAGCTTTGGgaatgatcatgatgatgggTCTTCATGGAACGGTAAACTTTTCCGTATGGACATGGCCTAGAAACTGCTACCGAAGCAAGCATCATACAGCCAACACTGCTATCTCTGTGGGCATTCACTTCTCCAGAGGAGCTGTATCAACAAAGCAGCCAAAGAAGGGATCCCGTCCTCCTACAACTCCAGCCTCAACTGCCAATTTCCTCAACTCTTGATTCTCCTCCTTACTCAGCGTCACCTTTGCTGCTCCCACGTTCTCTTCGAGATACTTGATGTTCTTCGTGCCAGGAATGACAAACATTTTGGGGCTCTGCTCCAAGATCCAGGCCAGGACGAGCTGTGAGGATGTAAatcccttgttcttggccaaCTCATTGAACTGGTCCACAatcttcaagttcttcttgaagttgtCACCCTGGAACCGCGTCAAGTTTCTTCGGGTATCTGTCTCTTCGAAATCATCGACAGAGCGAAAACGACCGGTCAAGATACCACGACCAAGGGGTGAGTAGGCAAACACCGCCACGTCTAGCTCTTCGCAAGCTTTGAGAAGGTTTGTTCCTGAAGGACCTTCGATGTCGAGTGTCCAGGGGTTGTACTCGACTTGTACTGCTGAGATGGTATGGATGGCGTGGGCTCGGCGGAGAGTGGTAGACGAGATCTCTGAGAGGCCCAAGTACTTGACCTTTCCCTCACTATGTGGGCGTGAGTCCTGCTTAACTTATTTCATGGTGGAATGACTTACTCAACCAATTGCTTCATGGCTTCCACAGTTTTCTCAATAGGCACATCCTCGTTTGCACGATGCATGTAATACAGATCAATgtgctcaacaccaagcctCTTCAAGCTGCTCTCAATACTCTTCCTCACATGCTCAGGCGATGAATCAGTAACTATCCCTTTCTCACCTACCCTCAGCCCAAACTTGGTCGCAAGGAAGATATCCTGACGACGTTCGGGGTGAAGCTTGAACCATTTGCCTACGACATCTTCACTATCGCCGTAGACATCAGCTGTGTCCCAATTGGTACAGCCAAGTTCCCATGCACGGTCGAGGAGTTTGAGACGTTCTTCGTCAGATCTGGGTATATTAGTGAGGTTCAGGATTTGGAGATGTGATTCATACGTGGCTGCTCCGTATCCGACGCTGATTCCCAtaagaccaagaccaacggATGGGATCTTGGGGCCATTCTTGGTGAGCTGTCGAAAAGGGAGTTGAGCTGGAGGAGCCATGATGTAGTTCTCAGAAATGGAGTTTGGGCAGTTGGAGGAAATATTGGTTGGATGCAAGTGCCTTGGCTTTTACGAAGAACATGTTCTCAAACACAGAGAAACTCTCTTCCTTTTATACATGTCCAACGCCTCCTCATCATTATATTAACCGCCCTATCCCAGTCCAGGTTACGACATTATTTCATGTGTCCTTCTTGATATTCGTTACATCAGTGTATGAAACGGGGTTAGCTTTGCGCGGACATATCCAGGCAGCTTCTCATCCCCACACTTGCGGCCGAAAGACTGCTTGTCTCCGAAACTTTAAAGGATCTTGCATGAATGACTAAGACAGCCTCGGTCACGGGCAATATCTTATTCACCGTGAGGTTCGTATCAGTGTAGGCCAATCGATAGAAACCAGGtcaaagagaacaaagaatCTTGAATTCAGATCAAGGTATCAAAAACCACAAAAACGCTGTATTACACTAGTCCCTCTATTTTGTCTTGCGCCTCGCCTTGAATGTCTTGAGCGGATCTCGCTTCCTTGAGCCAACCTTAAATCCGCGACCCTTCTTACCCTTATGGCCCTTGCGGTCTTTCCTGAGTGCCACAAAGCCAATGTCGTTTGTCAAGGCTTGTTTGCCATCTTTGGGTAGGAGATACTCTGGGATATGCTTCAGGTGAGCTTGTTGTCTAGCAGTTCGAAGTTCACCGTCGTGGCGAAGATGGGTGAGTTCCGTAGGGTTCTCCTCGAAATATCTGAACGATTGTTAGTACAGCCTGAATATGATGCGTTATTGTGTATATGCTTACCGCTTCAGTTTCTCACTCTTCAACAGCTCCTGTCGCAACTCTCTTGTTCGGGCCTCTCGGATAGAAACCTTGGTAACCGCACGTAGAGCATCGTTCATTCGGTACCGGAAAGGATCCACTTGCTTCATGTTGAAGTTGTAAGGCTTCACCTCTTTTCCTCGCTTGGCTTGCTGCCtgatgatcttggccatcACCTTCTCGTCATTCTCTGATGCTGGTGTGGACGTAGGCATGTGCTTTCGGTATAGATCTTTAGGGACGACGAATGACAGAGCCATGCCAGTCTGTCCAGCTCGCGCTGTACGTCCTATTCTATGTGTGTAGGCTGATGCTGTTGTGGGGAGATCGAAGTTGATGACTGCGGAAACCTTCTTGAAATCGACACCTATAAGTGTTGTTAGTGCAAATCCTGTGCTTGGGTAACTTTCTGCCATACAAATGACAGCGCCGGGCAAACATACCTCTTGATACACCATACTCTTTATCACCGCCCTTGgacttcttggccttcttcttcggtcGCTTTGCTTCCGTCTCCGCATCATCTCCGTCGCCCTGCTTTTCGGCATCCTCAGTCTCGCCTTCAACAGgttcctcatcatctcccatcatctcattcttctcatcggcgGCAATGATGATATCGTAAACATGTTTGTTGAACTCCTCAACGACATGAACTCGCGAGTTCAAGGGAAGTTCAGAGTTCAGAATACAACTTCGAATGCCGAACTGCTcaaagaagagcttgagacGGTAGCATCGGTCAATGTCGCTCACAAAGATGATGCACTTGCCCTTGATCAAtttgagcttgaagatcaCATAGGCAAGAAGGAACTTCTCGTCTTCACCACACCTAGTAATATGTCAGCAACTGGTCGCTTGTATCTGAATATCAGGAGAACGTACTTGGCCACAAATTGGGTGATACCCTCGCcttcagcctccttctccttgagatCCAACAACGTCGGGTCACGTCGGAAAATCCCCTTGAGTGCGTCGACCTCATCTGTAAGAGTAGcgctcatcatcatgaccTGAGTACCCTTGGGGACCGATCGTGACAAGTTCTCCAGATCCTCACTGTAACCGTAGGAAAGAACAAGATCGGCTTCGTCCAGGATAAGATGTGTGAGTTTGTCGATTGAGAGTGCTGAAGAGTTGGCATTGTGCCAGGCAGTCGCAGGGGTCGAGATAACAATGTCGGGCGAGTTTGAGAGAAGGGCGCGCTGCACGGCATTGGAAACCTTGTCGGTCAACTTGACTGTGCTGATATCCTTTGCGCAGAAGGAAGCAAATTGTTCGATGGCCTTGAAGACCTGGTCGGCAAGCTCGCGGGTCgggacgaggatgagggcgGTTGTGAAAGCAGTAGAGTCGGTCTAAACACATGGCTATTAGCAAAGTCTTCAAGAATAGGATATCTCGAGAATCGGGTGGCATACAGCTTTGCGCTTCAGAATGCTAGATAGCAACGGCAGAACATAAGCTGCCGTCTTTCCAGAGCCACAGTCGGCCTTGGCCAAAACATCTTGTCCATTGAGAGCCAAAGGAATCGCCTTCCTCTGTACTAGCGTCGGCTTTGCAAACTTCTGCTGAGCGATAGCTTGTAGCAGTCTAGGATCAAGACCGAGATCGACGAAGGAAGTCTCATCCTCTTGTTTTTGCGCAGGCTTCGTAGGCTTTTCAACTTCGGTAGTAGCAGGCTTTTCGTCAGCGACGACCTCTTCTGTTTGATCGCGCTTTCGTTTCGATAAGGACCCCATTGTGTAAGTTGGTTGTTGtgtggtgttggtgttggtgtgTGTCGAAGAAAGATGGTGATTTCTCAACTGCCCAGAGATAATCTTTCGCTGCTGGGTAACTTTTCCTCCAAATTTCCAGCAGGCTGAGGGGCAGCTACCCGGCGGATGATTACTTGATTGGCTGATTGACTATCGAGCTAGCACCTTTGGGCTTAGCCTGGGAAATTGAAGAAAATCGTTCAGAGTTCgaacttttttttcttcttatcgTGCTTATCAATACATGCACCTCCAAACTTTGTCTAACCTTGTTTGGCTGGGAATAGCTTCACGTTGTTGTTCCTTTCATACACAGTGTAGGCGTATGCCTCTATTTCCAATCACCTGTATCCAACTGCTTCCTGGTTCTATCTTGAAGTACTTGCATAGGAAATATTGAAGCAGACAGAGACAAGTGTCAATACAAGCCAACTTTATTACATGTCGAAGTCGACTTCACTTCAATCACTTAACGgagagagacaagagacaggtttgatcatcaacaacaagtATATTTATCATTCGCTCAGTTCATTATATCCCATGTCCCAAAATTCCAGGCTAACAGATTCCCAAAGAAAACATCATCTATATCCCAATTCTATCGGttctttttttgcttttgctttcaTTCCCTTTTTACCACTTGATGACAGGGTTGGGGAAGTACTCGCTGATGAGCTCCATGTAGTAaggcttgagcttctcagcatcgGGCACACCGTCGCTCTTGGAATACAAGTCATAGGGGTTGAAGGCGTTGAcagccttgagcatctcatGGTCCTTGTCGCACATGAGGTGGCGGTAAGCTCCCTCGCGGTGCCAGGGGTAGAAGGAGTGGTAGCGGATCATGGCGAGAGCCTCGTCAGGGAGAGTGGACTGGTCCTTGACGACATGGTAGAGGTACTCGTCGTGACCCCATGAGAGCATGACGTTGTCGAGACCACAGTTGGGAGAGTAGATACCGtacttggtgttgaagtcgggGTTGATAGCATCGGGGTTACCCTCAGCGAAGGTCTCGGGGTAGATGATCTTGTCGGAGAAAGCACAGCCAACAGGGAATGTGTCACCGACAACGTCCCACTGACCCTGAGTCTCGAGCTCGGGGAAGAAGAGCATAAGCTTTCCAAGGTCGTGGATAAGACCAGTCAACTGCATCCATCGAGGCTTGCCATCACGACGAATAGCCTCAGCagactgaagaagatgctggatCTGAGAGAGGGAAGTATCAGGGTCAGACTCATCAACAAGAGTGTTGAGTTTCTCCATGGCCTCCCAGATGGTCATCTCGGCACGAGGACGAGAGGCGTTGTAGAAGCGGTTGCGGGCAGCGAGGTTGTAGGCGACTGTCTGCTTGTGGTGCTGCTCGCGGTAGAAGTTCTTGACGCGGTCGGTGGCGTCGGCGTATTGGCGGAAGGtgttcttgtccttctccttgtcgaACTTGGAAGTCTCGTCGTACTTGATCACGTTGACATCGTCGATCTTGTCAGAGAGAACCTCGAGGGCTTGGCCATCGTGGCTGGAGAAATCGTCAACGACAGCGCCGGGAGCCATTGTGAATGTGATGTGTGTAAGTGAAGTGATGGAGGTAGTATAAGGTAAGTTGAGAGAAGAGGCTGGtattgttcttgaagatTCAGTTGTAGTTGAGAGTGtgagaatgatgatgagcttggagaaTTGAATCTCAAAGACGTGAGAAGGATGGTCTTATGTAGTAGTTGATGTCAAAACTGTCCTTCCTTACAAGTCAACCTCATATCGAGAAGTTTTTGCTTTGCCCGTCCGCGCACACCATCAATGGATCCTTTCCCCTTCTTTTTCCCCGCATAATCAAACTCGAAGTCGGGTACATGACCAATCTGCGTCATCTGAGTGGGTGTTTTTA belongs to Fusarium oxysporum Fo47 chromosome V, complete sequence and includes:
- a CDS encoding retromer subunit VPS35 — its product is MATPAPPEDQARLLEDALVAVRQQTSLMRKCLDTPGKLMDALKCCSTLVSELRTSSLGPKQYYELYMSVFDALRYLSVHLRENHPVNHLADLYELVQYAGNIVPRLYLMITVGTAYMAIEDAPVKELMKDMMDMSRGVQHPIRGLFLRYYLSGQARDYLPTTESDGPEGNISDSINFVLTNFVEMNKLWVRLQHQGHSREREQRIRERKELQLLVGSNIVRLSQLVDLETYKSSILAPLLEQVVQCRDVLAQEYLLEVITQVFPDEFHLHTLDQFLGAVSRLNPHVNVKAIVIGLMDRLSEYAERDGPEDKSDDRAQIEADALAKLLEKVNLQKEASAATPSESKQSEPDGKAGESTEDTESEDADKTPEGEESTAKATDETSEETAGESSNDDSSTLAESTPSVADTETTAVNGQGSITDTVQLYEVFFAQVKNLVEAQHLPVQDIIALLVSLCNLALNIYPDRLDYVDQILAYATTKVRENINNADLHSPPAQQSLLALLQAPLNRYVSTFTALSLPTYVPLFQSQSYPTRRAVAGGVARTLLKNQTKISTTEQLENVLEVLKVLIKEGSQAPQGYPGAAQRRPVETDETMEEQGWLARIVHLLQTEDNDTQFKLLQMTRKAYSEGNERIRTTTPPLITACMKLARKFKQREHFDDNWETQSNALFKFMHSALSTLYTRVNGSGAAEIALRLFASAGQTADLTGFEEVAYEFFAQAFTVYEEAVSDSKAQFQAVCVIATALHQTRNFGKENYDTLITKCAQHGSKLLRKPDQCRAVYLASHLWWATPMVSNGESEETELYRDGKRVLECLQRALRVADSCMETATSIELFVEILDRYVYYFDQQNESVTTKYLNGLIELIHSNLAGNQQDSASVENSRRHFHQTLENIRSRQYEGVVLTPN
- a CDS encoding NADP-dependent oxidoreductase domain-containing protein, which codes for MAPPAQLPFRQLTKNGPKIPSVGLGLMGISVGYGAATYESHLQILNLTNIPRSDEERLKLLDRAWELGCTNWDTADVYGDSEDVVGKWFKLHPERRQDIFLATKFGLRVGEKGIVTDSSPEHVRKSIESSLKRLGVEHIDLYYMHRANEDVPIEKTVEAMKQLVDEGKVKYLGLSEISSTTLRRAHAIHTISAVQVEYNPWTLDIEGPSGTNLLKACEELDVAVFAYSPLGRGILTGRFRSVDDFEETDTRRNLTRFQGDNFKKNLKIVDQFNELAKNKGFTSSQLVLAWILEQSPKMFVIPGTKNIKYLEENVGAAKVTLSKEENQELRKLAVEAGVVGGRDPFFGCFVDTAPLEK
- a CDS encoding P-loop containing nucleoside triphosphate hydrolase protein, yielding MGSLSKRKRDQTEEVVADEKPATTEVEKPTKPAQKQEDETSFVDLGLDPRLLQAIAQQKFAKPTLVQRKAIPLALNGQDVLAKADCGSGKTAAYVLPLLSSILKRKATDSTAFTTALILVPTRELADQVFKAIEQFASFCAKDISTVKLTDKVSNAVQRALLSNSPDIVISTPATAWHNANSSALSIDKLTHLILDEADLVLSYGYSEDLENLSRSVPKGTQVMMMSATLTDEVDALKGIFRRDPTLLDLKEKEAEGEGITQFVAKCGEDEKFLLAYVIFKLKLIKGKCIIFVSDIDRCYRLKLFFEQFGIRSCILNSELPLNSRVHVVEEFNKHVYDIIIAADEKNEMMGDDEEPVEGETEDAEKQGDGDDAETEAKRPKKKAKKSKGGDKEYGVSRGVDFKKVSAVINFDLPTTASAYTHRIGRTARAGQTGMALSFVVPKDLYRKHMPTSTPASENDEKVMAKIIRQQAKRGKEVKPYNFNMKQVDPFRYRMNDALRAVTKVSIREARTRELRQELLKSEKLKRYFEENPTELTHLRHDGELRTARQQAHLKHIPEYLLPKDGKQALTNDIGFVALRKDRKGHKGKKGRGFKVGSRKRDPLKTFKARRKTK
- a CDS encoding inositol oxygenase codes for the protein MAPGAVVDDFSSHDGQALEVLSDKIDDVNVIKYDETSKFDKEKDKNTFRQYADATDRVKNFYREQHHKQTVAYNLAARNRFYNASRPRAEMTIWEAMEKLNTLVDESDPDTSLSQIQHLLQSAEAIRRDGKPRWMQLTGLIHDLGKLMLFFPELETQGQWDVVGDTFPVGCAFSDKIIYPETFAEGNPDAINPDFNTKYGIYSPNCGLDNVMLSWGHDEYLYHVVKDQSTLPDEALAMIRYHSFYPWHREGAYRHLMCDKDHEMLKAVNAFNPYDLYSKSDGVPDAEKLKPYYMELISEYFPNPVIKW